In the Brassica napus cultivar Da-Ae chromosome A7, Da-Ae, whole genome shotgun sequence genome, one interval contains:
- the LOC106367681 gene encoding uncharacterized protein LOC106367681, whose protein sequence is MPEGKLRSGVYRSFIMCDDPRGVVERGAIKKQRYNSICSGTNQRFDHPSKPKERSETAPRKSTEDAPAPSSSLQLLRVSKGIQKLNVAIDSYSKGSSYETVRPEDIAKGLLRGALDLEESLAMLSSIQEADNKQKGRVSKDGSRDLRFQRSMSDRFGERIEKRMMVQENAASRDCYDELRNVIRESFHRQNLLPQTSNTETKKTRVARSGFASSSTSSSQSSMVSGSTKSSASSDVPRRPPSLIARLMGLDVSPQVQNISTVKHIDKPVIVNVSPERQEKLLKRKKKESPETVRCNSTRKPVLHSLPEEIPSENPSSIVLIKPVNVVQDEKPGNKRPVLPKKPRMQGEVHPRMIINQRKDHQAKGGSKTSSSNTMKLPSSPTKKDKMVRKVEENEGKVMKLLSPSNVTRQGKPKENIKKIYVKKEDISEGKDRRSALKPPANHSTHKKSNGSSEMSRNKNQRSRLSSSSSSSSDEQKSNSRLKKPGEASKRSPKKKLHQRDNYDLASENNSSSSQDTRVSINQLSAEETTSSELHIQGHCDSGEVTSCAPTIQQETSLRSFLSNSSDFISYAENLFDFKTNTNRSQERTCQDRDSSVISDQRLALDFAKEVARRRSLLLITEPTCLLRSSLHIDELLMEVCDGFDSLRSYRDTFLNQSSFVKESIHMALEKDLYSKKKEMTSGVWDLGWRSEFQIDETHQAVVDLEKLILSGLIQEIFS, encoded by the exons ATGCCTGAAGGGAAATTAAGATCAGGAGTTTACAGATCATTCATAATGTGCGATGATCCAAGAGGAGTTGTTGAACGTGGCGCAATCAAGAAACAGAGATATAATAGCATATGTAGTGGTACTAACCAAAGATTTGACCATCCTTCCAAACCCAAAGAGAGATCCGAAACGGCACCGAGGAAGAGCACAGAGGATGCTcctgctccttcttcttcattgcAGCTCTTGAGAGTATCCAAAGGGATTCAGAAACTGAACGTTGCGATTGATTCATATTCCAAAGGGTCAAGCTATGAGACTGTGAGGCCTGAGGATATAGCAAAAGGTTTGTTAAGAGGAGCGCTTGATTTGGAGGAGTCTTTGGCTATGCTTAGTAGTATTCAAGAAGCTGATAACAAGCAGAAAGGGAGGGTTAGTAAAGATGGAAGTCGCGATTTGCGGTTTCAGAGATCGATGTCTGATAGATTCGGGGAGCGTATTGAGAAAAGGATGATGGTTCAAGAGAATGCAGCATCGAGAGATTGTTATGATGAGCTAAGAAACGTGATAAGAGAAAGCTTTCACAGGCAGAATCTTCTTCCACAAACAAGTAATACAGAGACTAAGAAGACTCGCGTTGCTAGAAGTGGTTTTGCTTCCTCATCAACGAGCTCAAGCCAATCTTCTATGGTTTCTGGCTCCACAAAATCGTCTGCGTCGTCTGATGTTCCAAGGAGACCACCAAGTTTGATTGCTAGGCTTATGGGTTTGGATGTATCTCCTCAAGTACAGAACATTAGCACGGTGAAACATATCGATAAGCCAGTTATTGTAAATGTCTCACCAGAAAGACAAGAGAAGCtgctgaagaggaagaagaaagagagtcCTGAAACTGTTAGATGCAACTCTACAAGAAAACCTGTTTTACACTCTTTGCCTGAAGAGATTCCGAGTGAGAATCCCTCAAGTATAGTACTCATCAAACCTGTGAATGTTGTACAAGACGAAAAACCGGGCAACAAAAGACCGGTTTTACCGAAGAAACCGAGGATGCAAGGAGAGGTTCATCCAAGAATGATCATCAACCAGAGAAAAGATCATCAAGCCAAGGGAGGGAGTAAAACAAGCAGCAGCAACACAATGAAATTACCATCGAGTCCGACTAAGAAAGACAAAATGGTGCGGAAAGTAGAAGAGAATGAAGGTAAGGTGATGAAGTTATTGTCACCGAGCAATGTCACAAGACAAGGAAAACCAAAGGAAAACATCAAAAAGATTTACGTGAAGAAGGAAGATATCAGTGAAGGTAAAGACAGACGTAGCGCTCTTAAGCCACCTGCCAATCATTCGACTCACAAGAAATCAAATGGTTCTTCAGAAATGTCAAGAAACAAGAATCAACGTTCCAGGTTGAGCTCAAGCTCAAGCTCTAGTAGTGATGAGCAGAAAAGTAATAGTCGGTTAAAGAAGCCTGGTGAAGCTAGTAAACGAAGT CCAAAGAAGAAACTCCATCAACGAGACAATTATGACCTCGCTTCAGAGAATAACTCAAGTTCTTCACAAGACACGCGTGTATCAATAAACCAACTTTCTGCAGAGGAAACCACTTCTTCAGAGCTTCACATTCAAG GCCATTGCGACAGCGGAGAAGTTACTTCTTGTGCTCCCACAATTCAGCAAGAAACCTCTCTTAGATCATTCTTATCCAACTCCTCAGATTTCATCAGCTACGCAGAGAATCTTTTTGACTTCAAAACCAACACTAACAGGAGCCAAGAAAGAACCTGTCAGGATAGAGACAGCAGTGTAATCTCAGACCAAAGACTTGCACTAGACTTTGCCAAAGAAGTAGCCAGACGCAGAAGCCTTCTTCTCATTAccgaaccaacttgtctcttGAGAAGCTCTTTGCACATTGATGAGTTGTTAATGGAAGTCTGTGATGGGTTTGACTCCCTCAGAAGTTACAGAGACACGTTTTTAAATCAGAGCAGCTTCGTTAAAGAGAGCATACACATGGCCTTGGAGAAGGATCTATATAGTAAGAAAAAAGAGATGACAAGCGGAGTTTGGGATTTGGGTTGGAGAAGTGAGTTTCAGATCGATGAAACTCATCAAGCTGTAGTTGACTTAGAGAAACTCATCTTGTCTGGTTTGATCCAAGAAATTTTTTCTTAA
- the LOC106364823 gene encoding rho guanine nucleotide exchange factor 8 isoform X2, with product MVAALERGLSASKSFNFKRMFESSSTKHQQPQTIVIENGDSHLVESNTPESQNSDSLSESPVESIPPMISPLNRPGKRPDRQQADTEMLKDRFAKLLLGEDMSGGGKGVSSALALSNAITNLAASIFGEQTKLQPMPQDRQARWKKEIDWLLSVTDHIVEFVPSQQMSKDGVCTEIMVTRQRGDLLMNIPALRKLDAMLIDTLDNFKGHNEFYYVSRDSEEGKQASNARSNDKWWLPPVKVPPGGLSEPARRMLYFQKDSVTQVQKAAMAINAQVLSEMAIPESYIDSLPKNGRASLGDSIYKSITEEWFDPEQFLSMLDMSTEHKVLDLKNKIEASVVIWKRKLHVKDSKSSWGSAVSLEKRELFEERAETILVLLKQKFPGLPQSSLDISKIQFNKDVGQAVLESYSRILESLAYTVMSRIEDVLYTDSLALKETLLAEETSDGGRTTETDSESAGSSNSGEETEKLDPRYSKTLLDFMGWSDNSSKSSDKPTKSPGLTPKKFSYLENLNGFRSPKARH from the exons ATGGTTGCAGCGTTGGAACGAGGACTAAGCGCTTCTAAgtcattcaatttcaaaagaaTGTTTGAATCATCATCGACAAAACATCAACAACCTCAAACAATTGTTATAGAGAACGGAGATTCACATCTTGTCGAATCCAACACGCCTGAAAGCCAAAACTCCGATAGCTTGTCAGAAAGCCCCGTTGAGAGCATCCCTCCGATGATTTCTCCTCTTAACCGGCCAGGAAAACGACCTGATAGACAACAAGCAG ATACGGAGATGTTGAAGGACAGGTTTGCGAAATTACTTCTTGGAGAAGATATGTCCGGTGGCGGAAAAGGTGTATCTTCTGCTCTGGCTCTTTCTAACGCCATCACAAATCTTGCTG CGTCTATATTCGGAGAACAAACAAAGCTACAACCGATGCCGCAAGATAGACAAGCAAGGTGGAAGAAAGAGATCGATTGGTTGTTGTCTGTGACCGATCACATCGTCGAGTTTGTTCCTTCTCAGCAAATGAGCAAAGATGGAGTTTGCACCGAG ATTATGGTGACAAGACAAAGAGGTGATCTTCTCATGAACATCCCAGCCTTGAGAAAACTCGACGCCATGCTCATC GATACACTTGACAATTTCAAAGGACACAATGAGTTTTATTACGTGTCGAGAGATTCAGAAGAAGGGAAACAAGCAAGTAATGCTAGGTCAAACGACAAATGGTGGCTTCCTCCGGTGAAAGTTCCTCCAGGCGGTTTATCTGAACCGGCTAGGAGAATGCTTTACTTCCAGAAAGATTCAGTCACACAGGTCCAAAAAGCTGCAATGGCCATTAATGCTCAAGTTCTCTCCGAAATGGCAATACCCGAGAGCTACATCGACTCTCTCCCGAAG AACGGAAGAGCTAGCCTTGGGGACTCGATCTACAAGAGCATAACAGAGGAGTGGTTTGATCCAGAGCAGTTCTTGTCAATGTTGGACATGTCGACAGAGCACAAAGTGTTGGATTTGAAGAATAAGATTGAGGCATCTGTTGTGATATGGAAGAGGAAGCTTCACGTGAAGGACAGCAAATCTTCATGGGGATCAGCAGTTAGCTTGGAGAAAAGAGAATTGTTCGAAGAGAGAGCAGAGACCATTTTGGTCTTACTCAAACAAAAATTTCCCGGTCTTCCTCAGTCTTCTCTTGACATCTCCAAGATTCAGTTTAACAAG GACGTTGGACAAGCGGTGTTGGAGAGTTACTCGAGGATACTTGAGAGCTTGGCTTACACGGTGATGTCGAGGATAGAAGATGTTCTTTACACAGATTCTTTGGCACTAAAGGAAACTTTATTGGCTGAAGAAACATCAGATGGTGGGAGAACAACGGAAACGGATTCAGAGTCAGCGGGATCTTCCAACTCGGGGGAAGAAACCGAGAAGCTTGACCCACGCTACTCTAAGACCTTGTTGGATTTCATGGGTTGGAGTGACAATAGTTCCAAAAGCAGCGATAAACCTACTAAATCCCCAGGTCTTACGCCGAAAAAATTCTCCTACTTGGAGAATTTGAATGGTTTTAGAAGTCCCAAAGCTAGACATTGA
- the LOC106364823 gene encoding rho guanine nucleotide exchange factor 8 isoform X1 codes for MVAALERGLSASKSFNFKRMFESSSTKHQQPQTIVIENGDSHLVESNTPESQNSDSLSESPVESIPPMISPLNRPGKRPDRQQADTEMLKDRFAKLLLGEDMSGGGKGVSSALALSNAITNLAGTSFSFNFPRLKQVTIEVILLISVYSDDRWCNRFSASIFGEQTKLQPMPQDRQARWKKEIDWLLSVTDHIVEFVPSQQMSKDGVCTEIMVTRQRGDLLMNIPALRKLDAMLIDTLDNFKGHNEFYYVSRDSEEGKQASNARSNDKWWLPPVKVPPGGLSEPARRMLYFQKDSVTQVQKAAMAINAQVLSEMAIPESYIDSLPKNGRASLGDSIYKSITEEWFDPEQFLSMLDMSTEHKVLDLKNKIEASVVIWKRKLHVKDSKSSWGSAVSLEKRELFEERAETILVLLKQKFPGLPQSSLDISKIQFNKDVGQAVLESYSRILESLAYTVMSRIEDVLYTDSLALKETLLAEETSDGGRTTETDSESAGSSNSGEETEKLDPRYSKTLLDFMGWSDNSSKSSDKPTKSPGLTPKKFSYLENLNGFRSPKARH; via the exons ATGGTTGCAGCGTTGGAACGAGGACTAAGCGCTTCTAAgtcattcaatttcaaaagaaTGTTTGAATCATCATCGACAAAACATCAACAACCTCAAACAATTGTTATAGAGAACGGAGATTCACATCTTGTCGAATCCAACACGCCTGAAAGCCAAAACTCCGATAGCTTGTCAGAAAGCCCCGTTGAGAGCATCCCTCCGATGATTTCTCCTCTTAACCGGCCAGGAAAACGACCTGATAGACAACAAGCAG ATACGGAGATGTTGAAGGACAGGTTTGCGAAATTACTTCTTGGAGAAGATATGTCCGGTGGCGGAAAAGGTGTATCTTCTGCTCTGGCTCTTTCTAACGCCATCACAAATCTTGCTGGtacatctttttcttttaactttCCTCGTTTGAAGCAAGTGACTATTGAGGTAATCTTATTGATTTCTGTATATTCTGATGATCGATGGTGCAATCGATTTTCAGCGTCTATATTCGGAGAACAAACAAAGCTACAACCGATGCCGCAAGATAGACAAGCAAGGTGGAAGAAAGAGATCGATTGGTTGTTGTCTGTGACCGATCACATCGTCGAGTTTGTTCCTTCTCAGCAAATGAGCAAAGATGGAGTTTGCACCGAG ATTATGGTGACAAGACAAAGAGGTGATCTTCTCATGAACATCCCAGCCTTGAGAAAACTCGACGCCATGCTCATC GATACACTTGACAATTTCAAAGGACACAATGAGTTTTATTACGTGTCGAGAGATTCAGAAGAAGGGAAACAAGCAAGTAATGCTAGGTCAAACGACAAATGGTGGCTTCCTCCGGTGAAAGTTCCTCCAGGCGGTTTATCTGAACCGGCTAGGAGAATGCTTTACTTCCAGAAAGATTCAGTCACACAGGTCCAAAAAGCTGCAATGGCCATTAATGCTCAAGTTCTCTCCGAAATGGCAATACCCGAGAGCTACATCGACTCTCTCCCGAAG AACGGAAGAGCTAGCCTTGGGGACTCGATCTACAAGAGCATAACAGAGGAGTGGTTTGATCCAGAGCAGTTCTTGTCAATGTTGGACATGTCGACAGAGCACAAAGTGTTGGATTTGAAGAATAAGATTGAGGCATCTGTTGTGATATGGAAGAGGAAGCTTCACGTGAAGGACAGCAAATCTTCATGGGGATCAGCAGTTAGCTTGGAGAAAAGAGAATTGTTCGAAGAGAGAGCAGAGACCATTTTGGTCTTACTCAAACAAAAATTTCCCGGTCTTCCTCAGTCTTCTCTTGACATCTCCAAGATTCAGTTTAACAAG GACGTTGGACAAGCGGTGTTGGAGAGTTACTCGAGGATACTTGAGAGCTTGGCTTACACGGTGATGTCGAGGATAGAAGATGTTCTTTACACAGATTCTTTGGCACTAAAGGAAACTTTATTGGCTGAAGAAACATCAGATGGTGGGAGAACAACGGAAACGGATTCAGAGTCAGCGGGATCTTCCAACTCGGGGGAAGAAACCGAGAAGCTTGACCCACGCTACTCTAAGACCTTGTTGGATTTCATGGGTTGGAGTGACAATAGTTCCAAAAGCAGCGATAAACCTACTAAATCCCCAGGTCTTACGCCGAAAAAATTCTCCTACTTGGAGAATTTGAATGGTTTTAGAAGTCCCAAAGCTAGACATTGA
- the LOC125576436 gene encoding E3 ubiquitin-protein ligase RSL1-like, protein MEGTQVSEIRIHMPAEKKTCGICFDTDFNAEQMFCVASCGHEFCVECVKRHIEVRVFEGDVHIRCPCYYYCKSKLTFESCVHLLTPKLRAIWIQSLEEESVPAIERVYCPNPKCSTLMSKTRLSKQEDGSMRCCFKCWEPFCIDCKAPWHKNLSCEDYKRLCPILTEDVVLNVLANQKNWRQCNNCKHLIERSGGCDRVICRCGFSFCYTCGNHRCVCYPEDPVIALWCCFGFVLYSLACIYLLLSSQH, encoded by the exons ATGGAGGGAACACAAGTTTCTGAAATCCGGATTCATATGCCTGCTGAGAAGAAGACTTGTGGTATCTGTTTCGATACTGATTTTAACGCTGAGCAGATGTTTTGTGTTGCTTCTTGTGGTCATGAATTCTGTGTGGAGTGCGTGAAACGGCATATAGAAGTGCGGGTATTTGAGGGAGACGTACACATAAGATGTCCTTGTTATTATTACTGCAAGTCGAAGCTGACTTTTGAAAGTTGTGTCCACCTTTTGACACCTAAGCTAAGAGCAATATGGATACAAAGCCTCGAAGAAGAATCTGTTCCTGCAATAGAGAGAGTTTATTGCCCAAACCCCAAGTGCTCAACTTTAATGTCAAAAACCCGACTCTCCAAACAAGAAGATGGATCTATGAGATGCTGCTTCAAATGCTGGGAACCTTTCTGCATCGATTGCAAAGCTCCTTGGCATAAAAACTTGTCCTGCGAGGATTACAAGAGATTGTGTCCAATTCTTACAGAAGATGTTGTGCTAAACGTTTTAGCAAATCAGAAAAACTGGCGTCAGTGTAATAATTGCAAACATTTGATCGAACGATCGGGAGGATGCGACCGTGTAATTTGCAG ATGTGGATTCTCGTTCTGCTACACATGTGGAAACCATAGGTGTGTTTGTTACCCTGAAGATCCGGTAATAGCACTTTGGTGTTGCTTCGGTTTTGTCCTTTATTCATTAGCTtgcatttatttattactcaGCAGTCAGCACTGA
- the LOC111199335 gene encoding protein LIKE COV 1-like yields MGDAKPGIVMANRDRELLIPVGEDDNDSTPKPSSSSSSSHNAGQETFYKLIRSWASKKFMTGCVILLPMAITFYVTWWFIHFVDGFFSPIYAHLGINIFGLGFITSITFIFLVGVFMSSWLGTSVLNLGEWFIKRMPFVRHIYNASKQISTAISPDQNTQAFKEVAIIRHPRIGEYAIGFITSTLVLQTYSDEEELCCVYVPTNHLYIGDVFLVSTKDVIRPNLSVREGIEIVVSGGMSMPQVLSTLDMRLPSERSRSSRVERN; encoded by the exons ATGGGAGACGCGAAACCCGGGATCGTGATGGCTAACCGAGATCGGGAGCTTCTGATTCCTGTCGGCGAAGATGACAACGATTCTACACCTAAaccctcctcttcctcttcctcttctcacAACGCTGGTCAGGAG ACGTTTTACAAGTTGATAAGAAGCTGGGCATCCAAGAAGTTCATGACTGGATG TGTTATCTTGCTGCCAATGGCCATCACTTTCTATGTCACGTGGTGGTTTATTCATTTCGTTGATGGCTTCTTCTCCCCTATATATGCTCACCTCGGAATTAACATTTTTG GACTTGGCTTTATCACATCCATTACATTTATCTTCTTGGTTGGAGTGTTCATGTCGTCATGGTTGGGGACTTCGGTTCTTAATTTGGGAGAGTGGTTTATCAAGCGCATGCCTTTTGTTCGCCACATCTACAATGCCTCCAAGCAAATCAGTACTGCCATTTCGCCAG ATCAAAACACACAGGCTTTCAAAGAAGTCGCCATCATAAGACATCCACGTATTGGTGAATACGCGATCGGGTTCATCACATCCACCCTTGTTCTCCAG ACTTACTCGGATGAAGAGGAACTTTGCTGTGTATATGTTCCGACTAATCACCTTTACATCGGGGATGTGTTCCTTGTAAGTACAAAGGATGTGATCAGACCAAATCTCTCAGTTAGGGAAGGCATAG AGATCGTAGTGTCAGGAGGAATGTCAATGCCGCAAGTTCTGTCAACACTTGATATGAGATTGCCTTCAGAAAGAAGTAGAAGTAGTAGAGTTGAAAGAAACTGA